Proteins encoded by one window of Arachis hypogaea cultivar Tifrunner chromosome 1, arahy.Tifrunner.gnm2.J5K5, whole genome shotgun sequence:
- the LOC140183694 gene encoding uncharacterized protein, with amino-acid sequence MIQNYQDAMGICTKVGYPDLFLTLTCNPKWPEIVDHLSTRGLKAEDRPGIVCRMFKMKLDSFIKDLRVNMLFGRVVAVVYTIEFQKRGLPHAHILLFLHEWDKYPTPDDIDKIISTEISDKSVDAKYYDAVSNLMIHDPCGASLKDSLCMDNGR; translated from the exons ATGATTCAGAATTATCAAGATGCTATGGGAATTTGTACCAAAGTTGGTTATCCTGATTTATTCTTGACCCTTACATGCAATCCTAAATGGCCAGAAATAGTGGATCATTTGTCTACAAGGGGACTAAAAGCTGAAGACAGGCCTGGCATTGTATGTAGAATGTTTAAAATGAAGCTAGATAGCTTTATTAAAGATCTTCGTGTGAATATGTTATTTGGAAGGGTCGTTGCAG TGGTATACACTATTGAATTCCAGAAGCGTGGTTTGCCTCATGCACATATATTGTTATTTCTTCATGAATGGGACAAGTACCCTACTCCTGATGATATTGATAAGATTATATCTACGGAAATATCAGATAAAAGcgttgatgcaaagtactatgaTGCAGTCAGTAACTTGATGATTCATGATCCATGTGGAGCTTCCTTAAAGGATTCACTATGTATGGACAATGGTAGGTGA